A window from Methanomassiliicoccus sp. encodes these proteins:
- a CDS encoding cation:proton antiporter produces the protein MEETRLLLDITFLTAIAGICSILLVKLKFPSIIGYLVAGIVLGPTMLPDLWVDNITVFILSNMGIVLLMFYIGMELNLKELRRIGSYTIAVVTINMTAMVMFGFLVGTMLLGLDTVTSIFLGAIISGTSTAVVVGVLQSQGRLGTKESKLAIGITVLEDIGQVIILTLAAPLLVGESPTLGSTLSMVLVILVFIALSIVLGITIIPRLLNWIARNYSGETLLLVAMALCFAMALASSTIGLSIAIGAFLMGVIVSQSAYVSVLKSKIEPMKELFMAVFFISIGMQIDPTLVLSGLPLALIIASTFTLAKISSVTLASYINGMGMRSSFRVGVSLVAMGEFAFIIAKTALDAGLIDQGFYSSVFGAALITMVLLPVLSRHSDRLYDRLVRCVPQKAMYSLLRFNKFKDEAGKRFEASAEIRKKAKSELLLLSLDLVVIISVMLLVNLLSTMSEELKDAAQGFHILPILLLFLVGLIIITPAVFNTMMSVRRMAAMMTRGAPGEAKGSPTATYRLVRNLGDMALAMVLILLFAPFVTEFGVGMYPALIFLLMTWMVILYLVWNRYKRVYERVRSTINLNIVNPEDEDEIKDAR, from the coding sequence ATGGAAGAGACAAGGCTGCTTCTCGATATAACCTTCCTGACCGCCATCGCCGGCATATGCTCCATTCTGCTGGTCAAGCTCAAATTCCCCTCCATCATCGGATACCTGGTGGCGGGCATAGTCCTCGGCCCCACCATGCTGCCGGACCTATGGGTGGACAACATCACCGTCTTCATCCTCTCCAACATGGGCATCGTTCTCCTGATGTTCTATATCGGGATGGAGCTGAACCTGAAGGAGCTGCGGCGCATCGGCTCGTACACCATTGCCGTGGTGACGATCAATATGACCGCCATGGTCATGTTCGGCTTTCTCGTGGGGACCATGCTCCTGGGGCTGGACACGGTGACCTCGATCTTCCTCGGGGCCATAATATCCGGCACCTCCACCGCCGTGGTGGTGGGGGTGCTGCAGAGCCAGGGCAGGCTGGGGACCAAGGAGTCCAAGCTCGCCATCGGTATCACGGTCCTGGAGGACATCGGCCAGGTCATCATCCTGACCCTGGCGGCGCCCCTGCTGGTGGGGGAGTCCCCGACCCTCGGCTCCACCCTGAGCATGGTCCTCGTCATCCTGGTGTTCATCGCCCTGAGCATCGTGCTGGGCATTACCATAATCCCTAGGCTGCTGAACTGGATCGCCCGAAACTATTCCGGGGAAACGCTCCTCCTCGTCGCCATGGCCCTGTGCTTCGCCATGGCCCTGGCTTCCAGCACGATCGGACTATCCATTGCCATCGGAGCGTTCCTCATGGGGGTGATTGTTTCCCAGTCCGCCTACGTCTCCGTCCTCAAGTCAAAGATCGAGCCGATGAAGGAGCTGTTCATGGCCGTGTTCTTCATCTCCATCGGGATGCAGATCGACCCCACCCTGGTCCTCTCCGGCCTACCTCTCGCTCTGATCATCGCTTCCACTTTCACCCTGGCCAAGATATCGAGCGTCACCCTCGCCTCGTACATCAACGGGATGGGAATGCGCTCCAGCTTCAGGGTCGGAGTCAGCCTGGTAGCCATGGGTGAGTTCGCGTTCATCATCGCCAAGACCGCCTTGGACGCAGGGTTGATTGATCAGGGCTTCTACTCCTCGGTGTTCGGGGCGGCCCTCATCACCATGGTCCTTCTGCCGGTCCTGTCCCGCCACTCCGACCGCCTCTACGACCGCCTCGTCCGTTGTGTACCTCAGAAGGCGATGTATTCGTTATTGAGGTTCAACAAGTTCAAGGATGAAGCGGGGAAGCGCTTCGAAGCCTCGGCGGAGATAAGGAAGAAGGCCAAGTCCGAGCTCCTCCTGCTGTCCCTGGACCTGGTGGTCATCATCAGCGTCATGCTGCTGGTCAACCTCCTGTCGACCATGAGCGAGGAGCTGAAGGATGCGGCTCAGGGATTCCACATCCTGCCGATTCTCCTCCTCTTCCTGGTCGGCCTGATCATCATCACCCCGGCGGTGTTCAACACCATGATGAGCGTCCGGCGGATGGCCGCCATGATGACCCGAGGGGCGCCGGGGGAGGCCAAGGGCAGCCCGACCGCCACCTACCGCCTGGTGCGGAACCTGGGGGATATGGCCCTGGCGATGGTGCTGATCCTGTTGTTCGCCCCCTTCGTGACCGAGTTCGGGGTCGGGATGTACCCCGCTCTGATTTTCCTCCTCATGACCTGGATGGTCATCCTCTATCTGGTCTGGAACCGCTACAAGAGAGTGTATGAACGGGTGCGCTCCACGATCAACTTGAACATCGTGAACCCCGAGGACGAGGATGAGATCAAGGATGCACGATGA
- a CDS encoding TetR/AcrR family transcriptional regulator: MPGTKKKADPSKIIKPAMELFASKGFSNVTLTDIAKASGVPVAEVRALYPTKEELLIAAFRIGQRKMEERFRTIHTGDLESHIEEMFDGIKDGLMPFGPELHLNIIYQATEDRTLMEIVKRSSKNVNFAVKAYLMQMVNDSIIDEVEGVEKVNEDMVTSFIEYTAQLLQGKKLPAVKKAWVAGVRAKLKPSTKTAVPMPF; the protein is encoded by the coding sequence ATGCCTGGGACCAAGAAGAAAGCGGACCCCTCGAAGATCATCAAGCCGGCCATGGAGCTCTTCGCCAGCAAGGGCTTTTCCAATGTCACCCTGACGGATATCGCCAAGGCGTCAGGCGTGCCGGTCGCCGAGGTCAGAGCCCTCTATCCGACCAAGGAGGAGCTCCTGATCGCCGCCTTCCGCATCGGCCAGAGGAAGATGGAAGAGCGTTTCCGGACGATTCACACCGGGGACCTGGAATCCCATATCGAAGAGATGTTCGATGGCATCAAGGACGGGCTGATGCCTTTCGGCCCCGAGCTTCATCTCAACATCATCTATCAGGCCACCGAGGACCGGACGCTGATGGAGATCGTCAAGCGGTCCTCGAAGAACGTCAACTTCGCGGTCAAGGCATACCTCATGCAGATGGTCAACGACTCCATCATCGACGAGGTGGAGGGAGTGGAGAAGGTCAACGAGGACATGGTCACATCATTCATCGAGTACACTGCCCAGCTTCTCCAGGGCAAGAAGCTGCCGGCTGTCAAGAAGGCGTGGGTGGCGGGCGTCCGCGCCAAGCTGAAGCCTTCCACCAAGACCGCCGTCCCTATGCCGTTCTGA
- a CDS encoding pyridoxamine 5'-phosphate oxidase family protein → MVALPDDVFALLNEQKAAKVLGTRSANNDVHIINVGGSGAIDPETIFIGEIFMHKTSENLKLAQKEKTKVSVLVSQGFKSYEVKASVKDYMTSGPVFDKMAGVFKSMKFDLKGLWLLKVEEVWNESPTYDAGKRMV, encoded by the coding sequence ATGGTTGCATTACCTGACGACGTTTTCGCCCTGTTGAACGAGCAGAAGGCAGCGAAGGTATTGGGAACGAGGAGCGCCAACAACGATGTGCATATAATCAACGTCGGTGGCTCTGGGGCCATCGACCCGGAGACCATCTTCATCGGTGAGATCTTCATGCACAAGACCAGCGAGAACCTGAAGCTGGCCCAGAAGGAGAAGACCAAGGTCTCCGTACTGGTGTCCCAGGGCTTCAAGTCCTACGAGGTCAAGGCCTCGGTGAAGGACTACATGACCTCTGGCCCGGTGTTCGACAAGATGGCCGGGGTGTTCAAGTCTATGAAGTTCGATCTGAAGGGCCTGTGGCTGCTGAAGGTGGAAGAGGTTTGGAACGAGAGCCCGACCTACGATGCGGGCAAGAGGATGGTCTGA
- a CDS encoding carboxypeptidase M32, with protein MVSPLQKHYDQLLERYKEMTVLRTAGDIIYWDMETKMPAKGLELRSEQLSFIGLTTHKMVTDRKIGTHLDAIEKDKGFSGLSDEQKRNVHLQRKMYDEESKLPDALVAEMSKQQILAVGAWKKAKAAKDYALFRNDLAKNIELKRRAAEILMEAKGAKTPYDAMLDLYEPGMTADRISRMFGGMRTGLIKILQRVDAGDRPDQSFLFNRVSIDAQRKISQMAMDFLGYQTTGPEAWGRLDETEHPFSNGYYNDVRVTTHYYEDNFKSSLFSVLHECGHALYESQMPAAWIYQPIGSAASYGIHESQSRFVENMVGRSPEFLAYILPKLKRVAGKALAGVGLEDFVRAVNVAERSKIRIEADEVTYGLHIIIRFELEKDIFAGKVTVDELPQAWNDKYAKYLGVEIEDDAEGVMQDTHWAGGSFGYFPSYALGNIYGGMFLEKMERDVPDWRSAVEHGDFSPVRTWLRDNVHAKGNMYDPADLIKVVTGKSISTSPFLNYLGRKVDMIYGQ; from the coding sequence ATGGTCTCCCCACTCCAGAAGCACTACGACCAGCTGCTCGAAAGATACAAGGAAATGACCGTCCTCCGCACCGCCGGGGACATCATCTACTGGGACATGGAGACCAAGATGCCGGCCAAGGGCCTGGAACTGAGGAGCGAACAGCTCTCTTTTATTGGGCTGACCACCCACAAGATGGTCACCGACCGCAAGATCGGCACCCACCTGGACGCTATTGAGAAGGACAAGGGATTCTCCGGTCTCAGCGACGAGCAGAAAAGGAACGTCCACCTGCAGCGCAAGATGTACGACGAGGAGTCCAAGCTCCCTGACGCCCTAGTCGCGGAGATGTCCAAGCAGCAGATCTTGGCGGTGGGGGCGTGGAAGAAGGCCAAGGCGGCCAAGGACTATGCGCTGTTCCGCAACGACCTGGCTAAAAACATCGAACTGAAGAGACGGGCCGCCGAGATCCTCATGGAGGCCAAGGGGGCTAAGACGCCCTACGACGCCATGCTGGACCTCTACGAGCCGGGTATGACCGCTGACCGTATCAGCAGGATGTTCGGGGGAATGCGCACCGGCCTCATCAAGATCCTGCAGCGGGTGGACGCAGGGGATCGACCGGACCAATCGTTCCTCTTCAACCGAGTATCTATCGACGCCCAGCGAAAGATTAGCCAGATGGCCATGGACTTTCTGGGCTACCAGACCACCGGCCCCGAGGCCTGGGGCCGGCTTGACGAGACCGAGCACCCGTTCTCTAACGGTTACTACAACGACGTCCGGGTCACGACCCACTACTATGAGGATAACTTCAAGTCCAGCCTGTTCAGCGTCCTCCACGAGTGCGGGCATGCGCTCTATGAGAGTCAGATGCCCGCGGCTTGGATCTACCAGCCCATTGGCAGTGCGGCCAGCTACGGCATCCATGAGTCACAGAGCCGGTTCGTGGAGAACATGGTCGGCCGGAGCCCGGAGTTCCTTGCCTACATCCTCCCCAAGCTGAAGAGGGTAGCCGGGAAGGCGCTGGCCGGGGTAGGTTTGGAAGATTTCGTCAGGGCGGTCAACGTGGCCGAACGGTCGAAGATCAGGATCGAGGCGGACGAGGTTACCTACGGGCTGCACATCATCATCCGCTTCGAGCTGGAGAAGGACATCTTCGCTGGCAAGGTCACCGTGGACGAGCTGCCTCAGGCGTGGAACGACAAGTATGCCAAGTACCTGGGGGTAGAGATCGAGGATGACGCCGAGGGCGTCATGCAGGACACCCACTGGGCGGGCGGGAGCTTCGGCTACTTCCCCAGCTATGCCTTGGGCAACATCTACGGGGGCATGTTCCTGGAGAAGATGGAACGGGACGTCCCCGATTGGAGGTCCGCCGTTGAGCACGGGGACTTCTCTCCGGTGCGGACCTGGCTCCGCGACAACGTGCACGCCAAGGGCAACATGTACGACCCCGCCGACCTGATCAAGGTGGTGACGGGGAAGAGCATCAGCACCTCGCCCTTCCTCAACTACCTGGGCCGCAAGGTGGACATGATATACGGGCAGTAG
- a CDS encoding winged helix-turn-helix domain-containing protein, with translation MTSQDMIEEIRSLRSEMGTLGDHMVRLRYADIKSAFLEQIRVAVGEEGRRTFQSEAPTLTASSQCELKSVCLAKLEGAVDAAADRFMRDDVKGAKELLDEVEGLISGECSACQDDDCSRGAKETVRRVRAVLQVYDGLITRLGPGPSAVRAAAPREPVPADRAERILDPLANAWRIKVLTTLRRGERSLSELGRAVELRTGHLQFHLRALIEAGYVEADRRRHLYRITERGVVALQWTEEIVHRLGPGPDAEDGDAR, from the coding sequence ATGACCAGTCAAGACATGATAGAGGAGATAAGGTCCCTGAGGAGCGAGATGGGCACCTTGGGCGACCATATGGTACGTCTGCGCTATGCTGATATAAAGAGCGCGTTCCTGGAACAGATCAGAGTGGCCGTGGGGGAGGAGGGGCGCCGTACCTTCCAGAGCGAGGCTCCCACGCTCACCGCATCCTCCCAGTGCGAGCTGAAGTCGGTATGCCTAGCCAAGCTGGAGGGAGCGGTAGACGCGGCCGCGGACAGGTTCATGAGGGACGACGTCAAGGGCGCCAAGGAGCTCCTGGACGAGGTGGAGGGCCTCATCTCCGGCGAGTGCTCTGCCTGCCAGGACGACGATTGCTCACGGGGGGCCAAGGAGACCGTGCGGAGGGTGAGGGCGGTGCTGCAGGTGTACGATGGACTCATCACCAGGCTCGGGCCGGGACCTTCAGCGGTAAGGGCCGCCGCTCCCCGAGAGCCCGTCCCCGCCGACCGCGCCGAGAGGATCCTCGACCCTCTTGCCAACGCCTGGCGGATCAAAGTCCTCACCACCCTGCGCCGGGGGGAGCGAAGCCTGAGCGAGCTTGGCCGGGCGGTGGAGCTGCGCACAGGCCACTTACAGTTCCACCTCCGGGCACTCATCGAGGCCGGGTACGTGGAGGCAGACCGCCGCAGGCATCTGTACCGCATCACCGAGCGTGGGGTCGTCGCCCTCCAGTGGACCGAGGAGATCGTCCACCGTCTCGGGCCGGGTCCGGATGCGGAGGACGGCGATGCCCGCTGA
- a CDS encoding NifB/NifX family molybdenum-iron cluster-binding protein, which translates to MTIIAIPTQGSKGMDDRVYEHFGKAPTFTLLNLETGGLTIIDNTSDHMGGAVSPPELIRSTGADTVAVGHLGAKAADRCAELGITVLCGARGRVRDVMEQVREGRLSSSDPGLICQRH; encoded by the coding sequence ATGACCATCATAGCCATACCGACGCAGGGCAGCAAAGGGATGGACGACCGAGTGTACGAGCATTTTGGGAAGGCCCCTACCTTCACACTATTGAACCTGGAGACCGGAGGATTGACCATCATCGACAATACCAGCGATCATATGGGCGGTGCGGTGAGCCCGCCCGAGCTGATCAGGTCGACGGGGGCGGACACCGTGGCCGTCGGTCACCTGGGAGCGAAGGCCGCGGACCGCTGTGCTGAGCTGGGGATCACCGTGCTGTGCGGGGCCCGGGGAAGGGTGAGGGACGTCATGGAGCAGGTCAGGGAGGGTCGGTTATCGTCCTCCGACCCAGGCCTGATATGTCAGCGCCATTGA
- a CDS encoding AMP-binding protein, translating to MVRAEITREVTLGQLLDETVAKCPDNEAIVYADRDYRETWREFSDTIDRVAKGLMALGVKKGEKVAVWATNVPHWVTLQYATARIGAILLTININYKISEIEYVLTQSETENIFVIDGYRDTDYVATIYELVPELKTQPRDKLHSERFPHLKRVLFLGPEKHRGMYSMNEVMAMSVETSDGEYKERQAALSCYDVVNMQYTSGTTGFPKGVMLTHHNIGNNGYWIAANMNYTCEDRICLPVPLFHCFGCVLGVMASLNSGACLVILEKYDPVNVMMAVEKERCTALYGVPTMFIAVLEHPLFSKFDFSTLRTGIMAGSPCPVKSMHEVVEHMNMREITIVFGLTESSPGMTQTRFDEPSIEKKCATVGRVLPGVEMRLFNPDTGLECAVEEHGEVCCRGYNVMKGYYNMPEETAKAIDKDGWLHSGDIGKVDALGYLSITGRLKDMIIRGGENVYPKEVEDFIHHMDGIQDVQVVGVPSQKYGEQVGAFIILKKGIQMTSEDVQDFCRGKIAWYKTPKYVAFVNEFPLTASGKIMKYKLREDAHKRWPEA from the coding sequence TGGACGAGACCGTGGCGAAGTGCCCGGACAACGAGGCCATAGTGTATGCGGACCGCGACTACCGCGAGACCTGGCGGGAGTTCTCCGATACCATCGACCGGGTGGCCAAAGGCCTGATGGCGCTGGGCGTCAAGAAAGGGGAAAAGGTGGCGGTGTGGGCGACCAACGTCCCGCACTGGGTGACCTTACAGTATGCCACCGCGCGCATCGGCGCCATCCTGCTCACCATCAATATCAACTACAAAATCTCGGAGATCGAGTACGTGCTCACGCAGTCGGAGACGGAGAACATCTTCGTCATCGACGGCTACCGAGATACCGACTACGTCGCCACCATCTACGAGCTCGTCCCCGAGCTGAAGACCCAGCCGCGGGACAAGCTGCACTCGGAGAGGTTTCCGCACCTGAAGCGGGTGTTGTTCCTGGGGCCGGAGAAGCACCGGGGCATGTACTCGATGAATGAGGTCATGGCCATGAGCGTGGAGACCTCCGATGGCGAGTACAAGGAGAGGCAGGCCGCCCTATCCTGCTACGATGTCGTCAACATGCAGTACACATCGGGCACCACCGGCTTCCCCAAAGGGGTCATGCTCACCCACCACAATATCGGCAACAACGGATATTGGATCGCGGCCAACATGAACTACACCTGCGAGGACCGCATTTGTCTGCCGGTGCCCCTGTTCCACTGCTTCGGCTGCGTGCTGGGGGTGATGGCTTCGCTAAACTCCGGGGCATGCCTGGTCATCCTGGAGAAATATGATCCGGTGAATGTGATGATGGCCGTGGAGAAGGAGAGGTGCACCGCGCTGTACGGCGTGCCGACGATGTTCATCGCCGTCCTCGAGCACCCTCTGTTCAGCAAGTTCGATTTCTCCACCCTGCGTACCGGAATTATGGCCGGATCGCCCTGCCCGGTGAAGAGCATGCATGAGGTCGTGGAGCACATGAACATGCGCGAGATCACCATCGTGTTCGGCCTTACCGAGTCGTCGCCGGGGATGACCCAGACCCGCTTCGACGAGCCGTCCATCGAGAAGAAATGCGCCACCGTGGGCCGCGTTCTGCCGGGGGTGGAGATGAGGCTGTTCAACCCCGATACCGGCCTCGAGTGCGCGGTCGAGGAGCACGGCGAGGTGTGCTGCCGCGGCTACAATGTGATGAAGGGTTACTACAACATGCCTGAGGAGACCGCCAAGGCCATTGATAAGGATGGCTGGCTGCACTCCGGCGACATCGGGAAGGTCGACGCCCTGGGCTATCTGTCTATCACCGGGCGGCTCAAGGACATGATCATTCGCGGCGGGGAGAACGTCTACCCCAAGGAGGTCGAGGACTTTATCCACCACATGGACGGCATCCAGGACGTGCAGGTGGTCGGCGTCCCAAGCCAGAAATACGGGGAGCAGGTCGGCGCGTTCATCATCCTGAAGAAGGGCATTCAGATGACCTCCGAGGATGTCCAGGACTTCTGCCGGGGCAAGATCGCGTGGTACAAGACCCCCAAGTACGTGGCCTTCGTCAATGAGTTTCCCCTGACGGCCTCCGGGAAGATCATGAAGTACAAGCTGAGGGAGGACGCCCATAAGCGGTGGCCTGAGGCGTGA
- a CDS encoding helix-turn-helix domain-containing protein: MMEASLIIELPDTWMSDICGRHKTTIHIQRCLPYGSTGGRSLIEIDEGEDPGMIVGEIQKHPAVERVEITRTDGGKVAATVVNRTCRAGQILAASDCFMVGAQSLDGGRVRWKLITGREGSLQALVDELRRAGSRVDIERVRAIKDKSILTRRQEEVLSLALREGYYDMPKRVHLSQLAKRLGISPSSLGELLKRAERTVIEEHLREL, from the coding sequence ATGATGGAGGCCTCTCTGATCATCGAGCTTCCCGACACCTGGATGTCCGACATATGCGGACGCCATAAAACCACCATCCATATCCAGCGATGCCTACCGTACGGGTCGACGGGCGGACGCAGCCTCATCGAGATCGACGAGGGCGAGGACCCCGGGATGATCGTGGGCGAGATCCAGAAGCATCCGGCCGTGGAACGAGTGGAGATCACCCGCACTGACGGGGGCAAAGTCGCGGCGACAGTGGTGAACCGGACATGCCGAGCCGGCCAGATTCTGGCCGCGTCCGACTGCTTCATGGTGGGGGCGCAAAGCCTCGACGGGGGGCGGGTGAGGTGGAAGCTGATCACGGGAAGAGAGGGCTCCCTGCAGGCGCTGGTCGATGAACTCCGGAGGGCGGGAAGCAGGGTCGATATCGAGCGGGTGAGAGCGATCAAGGACAAGTCCATATTGACGAGGAGGCAGGAGGAGGTCCTCTCCCTAGCGCTGAGAGAGGGCTATTACGACATGCCAAAGCGCGTCCACCTTTCCCAGCTGGCGAAGAGGCTCGGCATCTCCCCGTCCTCGCTGGGCGAGCTGCTCAAGAGAGCGGAGCGGACGGTCATCGAGGAACATCTGCGAGAGCTCTGA
- a CDS encoding alpha/beta fold hydrolase, translated as MPKIKVGDAVIHYHESGEGEPLLLITGFYGDLYNWKKAIPLLSKSYRVIVFDNRGSGHTEDPGTPFTMAQMADDVAGLLDALGIERAHILGWSMGGNVAQELVFRHPEKVANLILMSTYTYEPNRARFAIDAMIHAVREGASMDTFQTMMQTWCSTEAFFRGKVSVCELGEGCDISVLNGLDRQKRALDGFDSRERLHLITMPTLVVHGDEDIMVPIGFGERLAAGISNAEFNVIASAGHFLPPSGYAPLVLDFLAKHPMEEMVGQVRSEGVKERN; from the coding sequence ATGCCTAAGATCAAGGTTGGAGACGCCGTCATCCACTACCACGAGAGCGGGGAGGGGGAACCCCTCCTCCTCATAACCGGTTTCTACGGGGACCTGTACAACTGGAAGAAAGCGATACCTCTGCTCAGCAAGTCCTATCGGGTCATCGTCTTCGATAACCGGGGCAGCGGGCACACCGAGGACCCTGGGACACCGTTCACAATGGCCCAGATGGCTGACGACGTCGCCGGCCTCCTGGACGCGCTGGGCATCGAGCGGGCGCACATCCTGGGCTGGTCCATGGGCGGGAACGTGGCCCAGGAGCTGGTCTTTCGCCACCCGGAGAAGGTCGCCAATCTCATCCTGATGTCCACCTACACCTACGAGCCGAACCGTGCCCGGTTCGCCATCGACGCCATGATCCACGCTGTGCGGGAGGGTGCCAGCATGGATACTTTCCAGACGATGATGCAGACCTGGTGCTCGACCGAGGCGTTCTTCCGGGGCAAGGTCTCGGTGTGCGAGCTCGGAGAGGGATGCGACATCAGCGTCCTCAACGGCCTGGACCGGCAAAAAAGGGCCCTAGACGGGTTCGACAGCCGGGAGCGGCTCCACCTCATCACCATGCCCACCCTGGTCGTCCATGGGGACGAGGACATCATGGTCCCCATCGGCTTCGGCGAGAGACTGGCCGCCGGGATATCGAACGCCGAGTTCAACGTAATCGCCAGCGCGGGGCACTTCCTCCCGCCATCTGGATATGCTCCCCTGGTGCTGGACTTCCTGGCCAAGCATCCCATGGAAGAGATGGTCGGCCAGGTGCGGTCGGAAGGCGTGAAGGAAAGGAACTGA
- a CDS encoding DUF1638 domain-containing protein, which translates to MPADQVLGIIGCPILEDELVYAVRGDRSISRLFVVDNEDSKNLVRKLLALDRRPPVTLIGEDEIEHLSPEGFALLVYMKSMALHEHPERLREEVSATAAAMALVCRSILLFYGLCGNAFSDVGSMSRTVGRPITIISDQQQRPVDDCIAAVLGGTDGYLRLLKRYPGVFYLTPGWAENWRTLMKKMEITRGIDGDDLATIKWLFEMAGYKLALKIQTGLGDQEGFDARIDEFVRTFGFQLRDLEAEHINLDCVDRSYAEAKSRL; encoded by the coding sequence ATGCCCGCTGACCAGGTGCTCGGAATCATCGGCTGCCCCATCCTGGAGGACGAGCTTGTCTACGCGGTGCGCGGTGATCGCAGTATCTCTAGATTGTTCGTGGTCGACAACGAGGATTCCAAGAACCTAGTGAGGAAGCTATTAGCCCTGGACCGCCGACCACCGGTCACACTCATCGGCGAGGATGAGATCGAGCACCTGTCCCCGGAAGGGTTCGCTCTCCTGGTGTACATGAAGTCGATGGCCCTGCACGAGCATCCCGAACGGTTGCGAGAGGAGGTCTCGGCTACCGCCGCCGCTATGGCCCTGGTTTGCCGTTCCATCCTCCTCTTCTACGGCCTGTGCGGCAATGCTTTCAGTGACGTGGGCTCCATGTCCCGGACGGTGGGCCGACCGATAACCATCATCTCCGACCAACAGCAGAGACCAGTCGATGACTGCATCGCCGCGGTCCTCGGCGGAACGGACGGGTACCTGCGGCTTCTTAAAAGATACCCAGGCGTATTCTATCTAACCCCGGGCTGGGCCGAGAACTGGCGGACGCTAATGAAAAAGATGGAGATCACCCGGGGCATCGATGGGGACGACCTCGCCACCATCAAGTGGTTGTTCGAAATGGCCGGGTACAAGCTGGCGCTCAAGATCCAGACCGGACTGGGGGACCAGGAGGGGTTCGACGCCCGTATCGACGAGTTCGTCCGCACCTTCGGCTTCCAGCTTAGGGACCTGGAGGCCGAGCATATCAATCTGGATTGCGTGGACCGGTCGTACGCCGAAGCCAAGTCCCGGCTGTGA